The following are from one region of the Cottoperca gobio chromosome 13, fCotGob3.1, whole genome shotgun sequence genome:
- the elna gene encoding elastin isoform X1, which translates to MVWVFLVLVVLALVVLALVLLVLVVLALVVCIQGRCQEEWGPAVYHLLRLKLPNMVWVFLVVLEVLVVLVAMEVSVVLVVCIQGRHQEQVMQLVPRLLNMEYQGEYLGVYHGGVPGGVPGGVPWGVPEGVPGGVPWGVPGRVPGGVPGGVPGRVPWGVPGGVPGGVPGGVPWGVPGGVPGGVPGGVPWGVPGRVPGGVPGGVPGGVPGRVPWGVPGGVPGGVPGGVPWGVPGGVPGGVPGGAPVVGGYLPAAKAAKYGLGGTGGQLGTGGQLGSGGLGGGGGYSAAAKAAKYGVSTGAGAGFVPGGLGGAGGVPGAVPGLGGGQYSAAAKAAKYGVLGGAGAGFGAGGVPGAVPGLGGGQYSAAAKAAKYGVAGGVGAGFVPGGLGGAGAGFVPGGLGGAGAGFVPGGLGGAGAGFVPGGLGGGGAVPGAVPGMGGGQYSAAAKAAKYGITGGAGLGAGGLEGAGIAGGVGGEGYADGVKPPTYGGVTGVGLDMPGATPGTPVGGGPDGSAVVVPARNAGTAGTPPPEPTPTAAIGETTEVPRPSGAGIAVAPSGVGPTGQGQPGVGVGTGGKAPKPFLPGAGAGFVPAGGGYPYGGPYGVPYGAGTGAATLPGSKPLKPPVVGGAGGGAGIPLAAGGYQGGYRPYQHGYGQGYGNLGGGGVYQPAAAPVLPGYGGGYPQQNYQGGGLMANCQQPGGYVPAPLTPQQAKAAKYGPLQAFLGGAGGGGGGVYRGGVAGCQGKYCGRRK; encoded by the exons ATG GTTTGGGTGTTCTTGGTGCTGGTGGTGTTGGCACTGGTGGTGTTGGCACTGGTGCTGTTGGTACTGGTGGTGTTGGCACTGGTGGTGTGTATCCAGGGCAGGTGCCAGGAG gaGTGGGGTCCGGCGGTATATCACCTGCTCAGGCTAAAGCTGCCAAATATG GTTTGGGTGTTCttggtggtgctggaggtgctggtggtgctggtggctATGGAGGTGTCGGTAGTGCTGGTAGTGTGTATCCAGGGCAGGCACCAGGAG CAGGTTATGCAGCTGGTTCCAAGGCTGCTAAATATG GAGTACCAGGGCGAGTACCTGGGGGTGTACCATGGGGGTGTCCCAGGAGGAGTACCAGGAGGAGTACCATGGGGTGTCCCGGAAGGAGTACCAGGAGGAGTACCATGGGGTGTACCTGGGCGTGTTCCGGGAGGAGTACCAGGAGGAGTACCAGGGCGAGTACCATGGGGTGTACCTGGGGGTGTCCCAGGAGGAGTACCAGGAGGAGTACCATGGGGTGTACCTGGGGGTGTCCCGGGAGGAGTACCAGGAGGGGTACCATGGGGTGTACCTGGGCGTGTTCCGGGAGGAGTACCAGGAGGAGTACCAGGAGGAGTACCAGGGCGAGTACCATGGGGTGTACCTGGGGGTGTCCCGGGAGGAGTACCAGGAGGAGTACCATGGGGTGTACCTGGGGGTGTCCCGGGAGGAGTACCAGGAGGTGCACCAGTGGTTGGTGGATATTTACCAGCAGCCAAAGCCGCTAAATATG GACTAGGAGGCACAGGAGGACAATTAGGGACAGGAGGACAATTAGGGAGTGGAGGAttgggaggaggtggaggataCTCTGCTGCTGCCAAAGCTGCTAAATATG GAGTTTCAACAGGAGCTGGAGCAGGGTTTGTACCAGGAGGActgggaggagcaggaggagttCCTGGTGCAGTACCTGGACTGGGAGGTGGACAATACTCGGCTGCCGCAAAAGCTGCTAAATACG GAGTTTTaggaggagctggagcaggGTTCGGAGCAGGAGGAGTTCCTGGTGCAGTACCTGGACTGGGAGGGGGACAATACTCTGCTGCCGCAAAAGCTGCTAAATATG GAGTTGCAGGAGGAGTTGGAGCAGGGTTTGTACCAGGAGGActgggaggagcaggagcagggtTTGTACCAGGAGGActgggaggagcaggagcaggattTGTACCAGGAGGActgggaggagcaggagcagggtTTGTACCAGGAGGactcggaggaggaggagcagttCCTGGTGCAGTACCTGGAATGGGAGGGGGACAATACTCTGCTGCCGCAAAAGCTGCTAAATACG GTATTACAGGAGGAGCAGGGTTAGGAGCAGGAGGACTGGAAGGGGCAGGAATAGCAGGAGGAGTTGGGGGTGAAG GGTATGCGGATGGTGTGAAACCACCAACATATG GAGGCGTCACTGGAGTAGGCCTTGACATGCCAGGAGCTACTCCAGGTACACCTGTCGGTGGTGGTCCAGACGGTTCTGCTGTTGTGGTGCCAG CAAGGAATGCAGGTACTGCTGGAACTCCTCCACCAG AGCCCACGCCTACTGCCGCAATTGGCGAGACCACAGAGGTCCCACGGCCCA GTGGTGCAGGCATTGCAGTAGCACCCTCTGGTG TTGGTCCAACAGGCCAAGGCCAGCCTG GTGTAGGTGTTGGCACAGGGGGCAAAGCACCTAAACCATTCTTACCAG GTGCAGGAGCAGGTTTTGTTCCAGCCGGAGGTGGATATCCCTATGGTGGACCCTATGGAG TTCCTTATGGCGCTGGTACCGGAGCTGCCACTCTGCCTGGATCGAAGCCTTTGAAGCCTCCAG TTGttggtggagcaggaggaggagcaggaatcCCACTGGCAGCAGGAGGTTATCAAG GGGGATACAGGCCATATCAACATGGTTATGGCCAGG GCTACGGCAATCTTGGAGGCGGCGGAGTATATCAGCCAG CTGCTGCTCCTGTGCTTCCTGGTTATGGAGGAGGTTACCCCCAACAGAACTACCAAG GAGGCGGATTAATGGCCAACTGCCAACAGCCAG GTGGATATGTACCAGCCCCACTGACCCCTCAACAAG ccaAAGCAGCCAAGTACGGTCCATTGCAGGCCTTCCTTggtggtgcaggaggaggaggaggaggagtctaCAGAG GTGGCGTTGCAGGATGCCAGGGCAAATACTGCGGGAGGAGGAAGTAG
- the elna gene encoding elastin isoform X5: MVWVFLVLVVLALVVLALVLLVLVVLALVVCIQGRCQEEWGPAVYHLLRLKLPNMVWVFLVVLEVLVVLVAMEVSVVLVVCIQGRHQEQVMQLVPRLLNMEYQGEYLGVYHGGVPGGVPGGVPWGVPEGVPGGVPWGVPGRVPGGVPGGVPGRVPWGVPGGVPGGVPGGVPWGVPGGVPGGVPGGVPWGVPGRVPGGVPGGVPGGVPGRVPWGVPGGVPGGVPGGVPWGVPGGVPGGVPGGAPVVGGYLPAAKAAKYGLGGTGGQLGTGGQLGSGGLGGGGGYSAAAKAAKYGVSTGAGAGFVPGGLGGAGGVPGAVPGLGGGQYSAAAKAAKYGVLGGAGAGFGAGGVPGAVPGLGGGQYSAAAKAAKYGVAGGVGAGFVPGGLGGAGAGFVPGGLGGAGAGFVPGGLGGAGAGFVPGGLGGGGAVPGAVPGMGGGQYSAAAKAAKYGITGGAGLGAGGLEGAGIAGGVGGEGYADGVKPPTYGGVTGVGLDMPGATPGTPVGGGPDGSAVVVPARNAGTAGTPPPGGAGIAVAPSGVGPTGQGQPGVGVGTGGKAPKPFLPGAGAGFVPAGGGYPYGGPYGVPYGAGTGAATLPGSKPLKPPVVGGAGGGAGIPLAAGGYQGGYRPYQHGYGQGYGNLGGGGVYQPAAAPVLPGYGGGYPQQNYQGGGLMANCQQPGGYVPAPLTPQQAKAAKYGPLQAFLGGAGGGGGGVYRGGVAGCQGKYCGRRK, translated from the exons ATG GTTTGGGTGTTCTTGGTGCTGGTGGTGTTGGCACTGGTGGTGTTGGCACTGGTGCTGTTGGTACTGGTGGTGTTGGCACTGGTGGTGTGTATCCAGGGCAGGTGCCAGGAG gaGTGGGGTCCGGCGGTATATCACCTGCTCAGGCTAAAGCTGCCAAATATG GTTTGGGTGTTCttggtggtgctggaggtgctggtggtgctggtggctATGGAGGTGTCGGTAGTGCTGGTAGTGTGTATCCAGGGCAGGCACCAGGAG CAGGTTATGCAGCTGGTTCCAAGGCTGCTAAATATG GAGTACCAGGGCGAGTACCTGGGGGTGTACCATGGGGGTGTCCCAGGAGGAGTACCAGGAGGAGTACCATGGGGTGTCCCGGAAGGAGTACCAGGAGGAGTACCATGGGGTGTACCTGGGCGTGTTCCGGGAGGAGTACCAGGAGGAGTACCAGGGCGAGTACCATGGGGTGTACCTGGGGGTGTCCCAGGAGGAGTACCAGGAGGAGTACCATGGGGTGTACCTGGGGGTGTCCCGGGAGGAGTACCAGGAGGGGTACCATGGGGTGTACCTGGGCGTGTTCCGGGAGGAGTACCAGGAGGAGTACCAGGAGGAGTACCAGGGCGAGTACCATGGGGTGTACCTGGGGGTGTCCCGGGAGGAGTACCAGGAGGAGTACCATGGGGTGTACCTGGGGGTGTCCCGGGAGGAGTACCAGGAGGTGCACCAGTGGTTGGTGGATATTTACCAGCAGCCAAAGCCGCTAAATATG GACTAGGAGGCACAGGAGGACAATTAGGGACAGGAGGACAATTAGGGAGTGGAGGAttgggaggaggtggaggataCTCTGCTGCTGCCAAAGCTGCTAAATATG GAGTTTCAACAGGAGCTGGAGCAGGGTTTGTACCAGGAGGActgggaggagcaggaggagttCCTGGTGCAGTACCTGGACTGGGAGGTGGACAATACTCGGCTGCCGCAAAAGCTGCTAAATACG GAGTTTTaggaggagctggagcaggGTTCGGAGCAGGAGGAGTTCCTGGTGCAGTACCTGGACTGGGAGGGGGACAATACTCTGCTGCCGCAAAAGCTGCTAAATATG GAGTTGCAGGAGGAGTTGGAGCAGGGTTTGTACCAGGAGGActgggaggagcaggagcagggtTTGTACCAGGAGGActgggaggagcaggagcaggattTGTACCAGGAGGActgggaggagcaggagcagggtTTGTACCAGGAGGactcggaggaggaggagcagttCCTGGTGCAGTACCTGGAATGGGAGGGGGACAATACTCTGCTGCCGCAAAAGCTGCTAAATACG GTATTACAGGAGGAGCAGGGTTAGGAGCAGGAGGACTGGAAGGGGCAGGAATAGCAGGAGGAGTTGGGGGTGAAG GGTATGCGGATGGTGTGAAACCACCAACATATG GAGGCGTCACTGGAGTAGGCCTTGACATGCCAGGAGCTACTCCAGGTACACCTGTCGGTGGTGGTCCAGACGGTTCTGCTGTTGTGGTGCCAG CAAGGAATGCAGGTACTGCTGGAACTCCTCCACCAG GTGGTGCAGGCATTGCAGTAGCACCCTCTGGTG TTGGTCCAACAGGCCAAGGCCAGCCTG GTGTAGGTGTTGGCACAGGGGGCAAAGCACCTAAACCATTCTTACCAG GTGCAGGAGCAGGTTTTGTTCCAGCCGGAGGTGGATATCCCTATGGTGGACCCTATGGAG TTCCTTATGGCGCTGGTACCGGAGCTGCCACTCTGCCTGGATCGAAGCCTTTGAAGCCTCCAG TTGttggtggagcaggaggaggagcaggaatcCCACTGGCAGCAGGAGGTTATCAAG GGGGATACAGGCCATATCAACATGGTTATGGCCAGG GCTACGGCAATCTTGGAGGCGGCGGAGTATATCAGCCAG CTGCTGCTCCTGTGCTTCCTGGTTATGGAGGAGGTTACCCCCAACAGAACTACCAAG GAGGCGGATTAATGGCCAACTGCCAACAGCCAG GTGGATATGTACCAGCCCCACTGACCCCTCAACAAG ccaAAGCAGCCAAGTACGGTCCATTGCAGGCCTTCCTTggtggtgcaggaggaggaggaggaggagtctaCAGAG GTGGCGTTGCAGGATGCCAGGGCAAATACTGCGGGAGGAGGAAGTAG
- the elna gene encoding elastin isoform X2 has product MVWVFLVLVVLALVVLALVLLVLVVLALVVCIQGRCQEEWGPAVYHLLRLKLPNMVWVFLVVLEVLVVLVAMEVSVVLVVCIQGRHQEQVMQLVPRLLNMGEYLGVYHGGVPGGVPGGVPWGVPEGVPGGVPWGVPGRVPGGVPGGVPGRVPWGVPGGVPGGVPGGVPWGVPGGVPGGVPGGVPWGVPGRVPGGVPGGVPGGVPGRVPWGVPGGVPGGVPGGVPWGVPGGVPGGVPGGAPVVGGYLPAAKAAKYGLGGTGGQLGTGGQLGSGGLGGGGGYSAAAKAAKYGVSTGAGAGFVPGGLGGAGGVPGAVPGLGGGQYSAAAKAAKYGVLGGAGAGFGAGGVPGAVPGLGGGQYSAAAKAAKYGVAGGVGAGFVPGGLGGAGAGFVPGGLGGAGAGFVPGGLGGAGAGFVPGGLGGGGAVPGAVPGMGGGQYSAAAKAAKYGITGGAGLGAGGLEGAGIAGGVGGEGYADGVKPPTYGGVTGVGLDMPGATPGTPVGGGPDGSAVVVPARNAGTAGTPPPEPTPTAAIGETTEVPRPSGAGIAVAPSGVGPTGQGQPGVGVGTGGKAPKPFLPGAGAGFVPAGGGYPYGGPYGVPYGAGTGAATLPGSKPLKPPVVGGAGGGAGIPLAAGGYQGGYRPYQHGYGQGYGNLGGGGVYQPAAAPVLPGYGGGYPQQNYQGGGLMANCQQPGGYVPAPLTPQQAKAAKYGPLQAFLGGAGGGGGGVYRGGVAGCQGKYCGRRK; this is encoded by the exons ATG GTTTGGGTGTTCTTGGTGCTGGTGGTGTTGGCACTGGTGGTGTTGGCACTGGTGCTGTTGGTACTGGTGGTGTTGGCACTGGTGGTGTGTATCCAGGGCAGGTGCCAGGAG gaGTGGGGTCCGGCGGTATATCACCTGCTCAGGCTAAAGCTGCCAAATATG GTTTGGGTGTTCttggtggtgctggaggtgctggtggtgctggtggctATGGAGGTGTCGGTAGTGCTGGTAGTGTGTATCCAGGGCAGGCACCAGGAG CAGGTTATGCAGCTGGTTCCAAGGCTGCTAAATATG GGCGAGTACCTGGGGGTGTACCATGGGGGTGTCCCAGGAGGAGTACCAGGAGGAGTACCATGGGGTGTCCCGGAAGGAGTACCAGGAGGAGTACCATGGGGTGTACCTGGGCGTGTTCCGGGAGGAGTACCAGGAGGAGTACCAGGGCGAGTACCATGGGGTGTACCTGGGGGTGTCCCAGGAGGAGTACCAGGAGGAGTACCATGGGGTGTACCTGGGGGTGTCCCGGGAGGAGTACCAGGAGGGGTACCATGGGGTGTACCTGGGCGTGTTCCGGGAGGAGTACCAGGAGGAGTACCAGGAGGAGTACCAGGGCGAGTACCATGGGGTGTACCTGGGGGTGTCCCGGGAGGAGTACCAGGAGGAGTACCATGGGGTGTACCTGGGGGTGTCCCGGGAGGAGTACCAGGAGGTGCACCAGTGGTTGGTGGATATTTACCAGCAGCCAAAGCCGCTAAATATG GACTAGGAGGCACAGGAGGACAATTAGGGACAGGAGGACAATTAGGGAGTGGAGGAttgggaggaggtggaggataCTCTGCTGCTGCCAAAGCTGCTAAATATG GAGTTTCAACAGGAGCTGGAGCAGGGTTTGTACCAGGAGGActgggaggagcaggaggagttCCTGGTGCAGTACCTGGACTGGGAGGTGGACAATACTCGGCTGCCGCAAAAGCTGCTAAATACG GAGTTTTaggaggagctggagcaggGTTCGGAGCAGGAGGAGTTCCTGGTGCAGTACCTGGACTGGGAGGGGGACAATACTCTGCTGCCGCAAAAGCTGCTAAATATG GAGTTGCAGGAGGAGTTGGAGCAGGGTTTGTACCAGGAGGActgggaggagcaggagcagggtTTGTACCAGGAGGActgggaggagcaggagcaggattTGTACCAGGAGGActgggaggagcaggagcagggtTTGTACCAGGAGGactcggaggaggaggagcagttCCTGGTGCAGTACCTGGAATGGGAGGGGGACAATACTCTGCTGCCGCAAAAGCTGCTAAATACG GTATTACAGGAGGAGCAGGGTTAGGAGCAGGAGGACTGGAAGGGGCAGGAATAGCAGGAGGAGTTGGGGGTGAAG GGTATGCGGATGGTGTGAAACCACCAACATATG GAGGCGTCACTGGAGTAGGCCTTGACATGCCAGGAGCTACTCCAGGTACACCTGTCGGTGGTGGTCCAGACGGTTCTGCTGTTGTGGTGCCAG CAAGGAATGCAGGTACTGCTGGAACTCCTCCACCAG AGCCCACGCCTACTGCCGCAATTGGCGAGACCACAGAGGTCCCACGGCCCA GTGGTGCAGGCATTGCAGTAGCACCCTCTGGTG TTGGTCCAACAGGCCAAGGCCAGCCTG GTGTAGGTGTTGGCACAGGGGGCAAAGCACCTAAACCATTCTTACCAG GTGCAGGAGCAGGTTTTGTTCCAGCCGGAGGTGGATATCCCTATGGTGGACCCTATGGAG TTCCTTATGGCGCTGGTACCGGAGCTGCCACTCTGCCTGGATCGAAGCCTTTGAAGCCTCCAG TTGttggtggagcaggaggaggagcaggaatcCCACTGGCAGCAGGAGGTTATCAAG GGGGATACAGGCCATATCAACATGGTTATGGCCAGG GCTACGGCAATCTTGGAGGCGGCGGAGTATATCAGCCAG CTGCTGCTCCTGTGCTTCCTGGTTATGGAGGAGGTTACCCCCAACAGAACTACCAAG GAGGCGGATTAATGGCCAACTGCCAACAGCCAG GTGGATATGTACCAGCCCCACTGACCCCTCAACAAG ccaAAGCAGCCAAGTACGGTCCATTGCAGGCCTTCCTTggtggtgcaggaggaggaggaggaggagtctaCAGAG GTGGCGTTGCAGGATGCCAGGGCAAATACTGCGGGAGGAGGAAGTAG
- the elna gene encoding elastin isoform X6, producing the protein MVWVFLVLVVLALVVLALVLLVLVVLALVVCIQGRCQEEWGPAVYHLLRLKLPNMVWVFLVVLEVLVVLVAMEVSVVLVVCIQGRHQEQVMQLVPRLLNMEYQGEYLGVYHGGVPGGVPGGVPWGVPEGVPGGVPWGVPGRVPGGVPGGVPGRVPWGVPGGVPGGVPGGVPWGVPGGVPGGVPGGVPWGVPGRVPGGVPGGVPGGVPGRVPWGVPGGVPGGVPGGVPWGVPGGVPGGVPGGAPVVGGYLPAAKAAKYGLGGTGGQLGTGGQLGSGGLGGGGGYSAAAKAAKYGVSTGAGAGFVPGGLGGAGGVPGAVPGLGGGQYSAAAKAAKYGVLGGAGAGFGAGGVPGAVPGLGGGQYSAAAKAAKYGVAGGVGAGFVPGGLGGAGAGFVPGGLGGAGAGFVPGGLGGAGAGFVPGGLGGGGAVPGAVPGMGGGQYSAAAKAAKYGITGGAGLGAGGLEGAGIAGGVGGEGYADGVKPPTYGGVTGVGLDMPGATPGTPVGGGPDGSAVVVPARNAGTAGTPPPEPTPTAAIGETTEVPRPSGAGIAVAPSGVGPTGQGQPGVGVGTGGKAPKPFLPGAGAGFVPAGGGYPYGGPYGVPYGAGTGAATLPGSKPLKPPVVGGAGGGAGIPLAAGGYQGYGNLGGGGVYQPAAAPVLPGYGGGYPQQNYQGGYVPAPLTPQQAKAAKYGPLQAFLGGAGGGGGGVYRGGVAGCQGKYCGRRK; encoded by the exons ATG GTTTGGGTGTTCTTGGTGCTGGTGGTGTTGGCACTGGTGGTGTTGGCACTGGTGCTGTTGGTACTGGTGGTGTTGGCACTGGTGGTGTGTATCCAGGGCAGGTGCCAGGAG gaGTGGGGTCCGGCGGTATATCACCTGCTCAGGCTAAAGCTGCCAAATATG GTTTGGGTGTTCttggtggtgctggaggtgctggtggtgctggtggctATGGAGGTGTCGGTAGTGCTGGTAGTGTGTATCCAGGGCAGGCACCAGGAG CAGGTTATGCAGCTGGTTCCAAGGCTGCTAAATATG GAGTACCAGGGCGAGTACCTGGGGGTGTACCATGGGGGTGTCCCAGGAGGAGTACCAGGAGGAGTACCATGGGGTGTCCCGGAAGGAGTACCAGGAGGAGTACCATGGGGTGTACCTGGGCGTGTTCCGGGAGGAGTACCAGGAGGAGTACCAGGGCGAGTACCATGGGGTGTACCTGGGGGTGTCCCAGGAGGAGTACCAGGAGGAGTACCATGGGGTGTACCTGGGGGTGTCCCGGGAGGAGTACCAGGAGGGGTACCATGGGGTGTACCTGGGCGTGTTCCGGGAGGAGTACCAGGAGGAGTACCAGGAGGAGTACCAGGGCGAGTACCATGGGGTGTACCTGGGGGTGTCCCGGGAGGAGTACCAGGAGGAGTACCATGGGGTGTACCTGGGGGTGTCCCGGGAGGAGTACCAGGAGGTGCACCAGTGGTTGGTGGATATTTACCAGCAGCCAAAGCCGCTAAATATG GACTAGGAGGCACAGGAGGACAATTAGGGACAGGAGGACAATTAGGGAGTGGAGGAttgggaggaggtggaggataCTCTGCTGCTGCCAAAGCTGCTAAATATG GAGTTTCAACAGGAGCTGGAGCAGGGTTTGTACCAGGAGGActgggaggagcaggaggagttCCTGGTGCAGTACCTGGACTGGGAGGTGGACAATACTCGGCTGCCGCAAAAGCTGCTAAATACG GAGTTTTaggaggagctggagcaggGTTCGGAGCAGGAGGAGTTCCTGGTGCAGTACCTGGACTGGGAGGGGGACAATACTCTGCTGCCGCAAAAGCTGCTAAATATG GAGTTGCAGGAGGAGTTGGAGCAGGGTTTGTACCAGGAGGActgggaggagcaggagcagggtTTGTACCAGGAGGActgggaggagcaggagcaggattTGTACCAGGAGGActgggaggagcaggagcagggtTTGTACCAGGAGGactcggaggaggaggagcagttCCTGGTGCAGTACCTGGAATGGGAGGGGGACAATACTCTGCTGCCGCAAAAGCTGCTAAATACG GTATTACAGGAGGAGCAGGGTTAGGAGCAGGAGGACTGGAAGGGGCAGGAATAGCAGGAGGAGTTGGGGGTGAAG GGTATGCGGATGGTGTGAAACCACCAACATATG GAGGCGTCACTGGAGTAGGCCTTGACATGCCAGGAGCTACTCCAGGTACACCTGTCGGTGGTGGTCCAGACGGTTCTGCTGTTGTGGTGCCAG CAAGGAATGCAGGTACTGCTGGAACTCCTCCACCAG AGCCCACGCCTACTGCCGCAATTGGCGAGACCACAGAGGTCCCACGGCCCA GTGGTGCAGGCATTGCAGTAGCACCCTCTGGTG TTGGTCCAACAGGCCAAGGCCAGCCTG GTGTAGGTGTTGGCACAGGGGGCAAAGCACCTAAACCATTCTTACCAG GTGCAGGAGCAGGTTTTGTTCCAGCCGGAGGTGGATATCCCTATGGTGGACCCTATGGAG TTCCTTATGGCGCTGGTACCGGAGCTGCCACTCTGCCTGGATCGAAGCCTTTGAAGCCTCCAG TTGttggtggagcaggaggaggagcaggaatcCCACTGGCAGCAGGAGGTTATCAAG GCTACGGCAATCTTGGAGGCGGCGGAGTATATCAGCCAG CTGCTGCTCCTGTGCTTCCTGGTTATGGAGGAGGTTACCCCCAACAGAACTACCAAG GTGGATATGTACCAGCCCCACTGACCCCTCAACAAG ccaAAGCAGCCAAGTACGGTCCATTGCAGGCCTTCCTTggtggtgcaggaggaggaggaggaggagtctaCAGAG GTGGCGTTGCAGGATGCCAGGGCAAATACTGCGGGAGGAGGAAGTAG